The window TCAATAACAATTTCAACTTTAATTTTCGGCAAAAAATCAATCCGATATTCATTGCCACGATACAGTTCCGTATGTCCTTTCTGCCTGCCGAATCCCCTCACTTCCGTGATCGTCATTCCCTTAACGCCAATTTGCAGCAAAGCTTCTTTTAAATCGTCAAGTTTGAACGGTCTAATGATCGCCTCGATTTTTTTCATGAACCGACGATCAACTTTTATTCAGATTTATTTTCTTCTAAATCTTTTTTGATTTTTTCGAGCTCTTTTTCTGCATTCAAACGCAACTTCTTTAGTTTCTCTAACTGAGCCGCAGCCTTTTGGGCTCCACGTTCTTCTTCGAGAAGACGATCCAATAAACGCTTGCGTTTTTGATCACTTCCGGATGAATAGAAATTCACAGGTAAGATATTGAAACCAAGGCTAAAACCTAACCGCCACGATGCATAGTTAGGAGCACCTTTACCTGTGGTCCCATCACCTTCACCCGGTCTCAAAACACCGGTCAATTGTGAATATTCTGTATCATCTGTTTTGCCTGCAACCAACACATCCACATACGTTCCTATATTAATCCAAGGCAGGATATTGTAACGAATGCCGGGTGTAATGTAAACAAAGGACTCTCGGCTATATACCTCTTTAACCGGTTGAGTGAGATAAGCTATTCCATACGCATCTACCATTAATTGCACCTTTTTTACAGGAACAACTGTACCAAACCCAAATTGGAATGCCATCGAATTAACATCACTTTCAACTGGGCTATTCTTATAAAAAGAAACTTGTTTTCCATTGTCATTATGGCTCCACAATCCTAAATTTATATTAAATAAAAAAGATTGTTCTTTATAGTATGGATTACCATAATATGTTGCCATTCCTAAAATACCAACTTCAAAATTATCGCTCTTATAGACTTCAAAAGGAATATTTTGCTGCCCTCCCGTTGGAACTTTAAAACCCAATGAGGCACCTAAACCAATCTTGCCATCGACAAACTCAAAACCACCACTTCTTAGTACAACGAACAAGTCACCCGGAACAGTGCTCTGTTTATTTCTGATTGCTCTAAGATTAAGATCTTGGTAAGTACCAATCGATATTAAAGCATCGAAATGGTCGTAAATTCCATATGCAAAAGTAAAATTATTAGCTGCATGCCATAAATTTATGTTTTTAACTGAACTGATTCCACTCAACCCCGCTGCAACATATACTCTGCCTTGGTTATAAGTACTGAAAAATCCCTTGTTCAGGGTCGATGCAGAATATGTATTAAAAGTACCATACTTACCGGTTCCTAATCCATTGCCGATCTGGGCCGTTACATCCGTAACGGTTGCGACAAACAACAATATTATCGCAACGGTGGCCTTCAATGTGAATTGTAAAGATTTTGACTTCAAAGGCATAACTCCTCCGTTTTTAGCCCATTCGTTCTTTTGGAGAAATAAGTAATAGAAATTTTGCACAGAAATGATTGATGAGGACTTTTTTTAATGACTGTAAAATAAACAATTGCAAAAGCTTTGTCAAGGTGTTTTTTAACAGCCAACGACTTCATTGGCTTGTACGATTTATCGGAGATTTCAGTCAAATTAAACCAAATAAAAAAGCGGGAAACTTGTATTTACCCGCTTTATCTGGCTTCGACTTTAAATTTTGAAATTACTCATACCTCAAAGACTCGATAGGATCGAGTTTCGATGCTTTGGATGCCGGCCACATTCCGAAAATGATTCCAATAAAACTACAGAAAATCAACCCTCCGAAAGCCCAATCGTATGGAATAGTAACTGGAACACTCATTAGAACACTAACAATATTGCCTATTCCAACGCCAACGCCAATTCCAATCA of the bacterium genome contains:
- a CDS encoding P-II family nitrogen regulator, giving the protein MKKIEAIIRPFKLDDLKEALLQIGVKGMTITEVRGFGRQKGHTELYRGNEYRIDFLPKIKVEIVIENSILEQVIDTILDSAKTDQVGDGKIFVSDLEDVIRIRTGESGDEAI